A region of the Brachyspira sp. SAP_772 genome:
TGCAAAAACGGCAAAAGAAGAGGGATTTAATGACATAGCAATACTATTTGAGCATGTTGCAAAAATAGAAGAAGGTCATAAAAAGATGTTTGAAAGTTTTTTAGGTGATAAAGGTAAAGAGGCACCAAAATGGCAATGTCAAAAATGCGGATATATACACACAGAGAGTAAAGCACCAAAAAGATGYCCTGTATGCGAACAATATAGAGTTGGCGGAAT
Encoded here:
- a CDS encoding rubrerythrin family protein, whose protein sequence is AKTAKEEGFNDIAILFEHVAKIEEGHKKMFESFLGDKGKEAPKWQCQKCGYIHTESKAPKRCPVCEQYRVGGIN